Within Hydra vulgaris chromosome 02, alternate assembly HydraT2T_AEP, the genomic segment tatatatatatatttgttgttgatatattaaaatatcaaaagtttgaCAATTTAGGAAGTCAGATTGTTTTGCTTTTTGGCGtcaactaattattatttttgttgacaTTAAGTAGAGCGCGTAATCAAAAGAAGCTATTatcgattttaaaaatagaaataaagtttttttgtgaaGTCTGGTGTTAAAAAAACGTGACCATTACTAAACTTatgtcatttaaataaaaactaatctaataataataataataataataataataataataataataataataataataataataataataataataataataataataataataataataataataataataataataataataacaacaataataataataataataataatataataacaacaatagttATGGTTAAGtgtgatatttaaaatatatatatttttttaattagaatttttttatacaaattgtaTACTATTTTTATAGCATATTTTCTGACTTGATAGCTATAATTTTTAGATGTCAGATAAATTACAAGGACTTGCAGTTCCAGGTGATCGTCTTGGAAGTGTTTCTGATTACATTGCTGGGGTGGGGACTTATATTAGAAATGGCTTCATATACTCAAAGCTGTGTGGTAATGTTGTTGCAAAAAAAGAGATTGAAGATAAGTTAGTTTTAGAAGTTATTCGAAACAAGCTTCAAAATATTGTACCAGAAGTCAATAGTATTGCCACTTGTAAAGTCATCAGTAATAATACTAGGTtgtgtaaagtttttattttaagtgtcAATGGAGTTTCTTTACATGGAAAATTTATAGGTATAATTCGTAAAGAAGATGTTCGTGCTACagaaaaagataaagttaaGATGTATGAGTCTTTTTGTCCTGGAGACGTTATTGTAGCACGTATATTATCTTTAGGAGACTCCCagtcttattatttaacaacaGCTGAGAATGAACTTGGTGTTATATATGCTTCAAGTATTCATGGACATGCTATGGTACCTGTAGATTGGTGTACAATGCAATGTACTGTTACAGGTTTAAAAGAAAATCGCAAAGTTGCAAAAGTTAAAGTTAGACAGTTGTAAAATACGATCAAtataattaagataaaaattattaattaaaaaaaaaaactgtattattatcaaagtttggtattttttaataaaattt encodes:
- the LOC136076857 gene encoding exosome complex component CSL4-like — its product is MSDKLQGLAVPGDRLGSVSDYIAGVGTYIRNGFIYSKLCGNVVAKKEIEDKLVLEVIRNKLQNIVPEVNSIATCKVISNNTRLCKVFILSVNGVSLHGKFIGIIRKEDVRATEKDKVKMYESFCPGDVIVARILSLGDSQSYYLTTAENELGVIYASSIHGHAMVPVDWCTMQCTVTGLKENRKVAKVKVRQL